The following are from one region of the Sorghum bicolor cultivar BTx623 chromosome 2, Sorghum_bicolor_NCBIv3, whole genome shotgun sequence genome:
- the LOC8054444 gene encoding putative F-box/FBD/LRR-repeat protein At5g22610 produces the protein MEVVFRSARRRKLEEEEERIDYISCLPDSIIEDIISLLPTKDGARTQILSSRWREIWSSAPINLDLNLNLDQSPIPRYIPTRVILSILSTHQGPIRRLSIPEVYLNYKDNAALTLDRWLQSSTLDKLQELEFQHDHHCGWIAPLPPLPIAVHRFSSNLRVASFGGCSFLGGNSANRLHFPLLKNLSLSNVNISESSLQSLLDACPVLESLLLIGKMGCSRVQIVSPTLRSIGVRPGFLDSVFPQLIIEDAPCLERLHHFQNFDGKKISISVISAPKLHVLGTISTHHDFSVKFFTIFFQGAHFVSLMTVVHNVKVLALAQKHLSLDAVIEFLKCFPCLEKIYIKTKMAGEKNLWSHKHRNFFGTCEIRLKKIVLTNYRGNTSHVNFAKFFVLNARMLESMRLELFDGNPSSAWIDKQHKLLKLKNKASRDMHLDLVSNYRLLRPYPFVCAEQVHDLSTADPFQRLHDWVLQ, from the exons ATGGAGGTCGTCTTTAGATCCGCGAGGAGGAGAAAGcttgaggaagaggaagagcgcATCGACTACATCAGTTGCCTCCCTGATTCCATCATTGAAGACATCATATCCCTTCTTCCCACCAAGGATGGTGCCCGCACGCAGATCCTCTCCTCTCGCTGGCGTGAGATCTGGAGTTCCGCCCCTATCAACCTTGACCTCAACCTCAACCTCGATCAATCCCCTATTCCCAGGTATATCCCCACCAGAGTAATCTTAAGCATCCTCTCCACACATCAGGGCCCGATCCGCCGCTTGTCCATCCCTGAGGTCTACCTAAACTATAAGGACAACGCTGCCTTGACCTTGGATAGGTGGCTCCAGTCCTCTACCCTTGATAAACTACAAGAGCTTGAGTTCCAACATGACCACCATTGTGGGTGGAtcgcaccactaccaccacttcCTATAGCGGTACACCGCTTCTCATCAAACCTTCGTGTTGCAAGCTTCGGTGGTTGTAGTTTCTTGGGTGGAAATAGTGCCAACAGGCTCCACTTTCCACTTCTCAAGAACTTGAGCCTTTCCAATGTCAACATCTCAGAGAGTTCTCTACAGTCCTTGCTTGATGCTTGCCCAGTCTTGGAGAGCTTGCTACTAATTGGCAAAATGGGTTGCTCACGTGTCCAAATTGTGTCGCCGACCCTTAGAAGCATCGGTGTGCGTCCTGGTTTTTTAGACTCTGTGTTTCCACAACTCATTATTGAGGATGCCCCTTGTCTAGAGAGGTTACATCATTTTCAAAACTTTGATGGCAAGAAAATCTCCATCTCAGTGATCTCAGCACCTAAGTTGCATGTTTTGGGGACAATATCTACTCATCATGACTTTAGTGTCAAGTTTTTCACCATATTTTTTCAG GGAGCACATTTTGTTAGCTTGATGACAGTGGTGCACAATGTGAAGGTCTTAGCATTAGCACAAAAGCATCTTAGTTTGGACGCAGTTATTGAGTTTCTGAAATGTTTTCCTTGCTTGGAGAAAATATACATCAAG ACAAAAATGGCAGGAGAGAAAAATCTGTGGTCTCATAAACATAGGAATTTTTTTGGGACTTGTGAAATTCGTTTGAAGAAAATTGTGTTGACAAACTATCGTGGCAACACATCACATGTTAACTTTGCCAAGTTCTTTGTTTTGAATGCGAGAATGCTAGAGTCCATGAGGCTTGAGTTATTTGATGGAAATCCCAGCAGTGCATGGATTGACAAACAACACAAATTGCTCAAATTAAAAAATAAGGCTTCAAGAGATATGCATCTTGATCTTGTGTCTAATTACCGCTTGCTTCGGCCTTATCCCTTTGTATGTGCCGAGCAAGTACATGATTTGTCAACAGCCGACCCCTTCCAAAGGCTTCATGACTGGGTCCTTCAATGA